The proteins below are encoded in one region of Brassica napus cultivar Da-Ae chromosome A6, Da-Ae, whole genome shotgun sequence:
- the LOC106347924 gene encoding uncharacterized protein LOC106347924: MADWGPVLIAVILFVVLTPGLLFQIPAGGRVVEFGNMQTSGASILVHAIIFFGLITIFTIAINVHIYSG; the protein is encoded by the coding sequence ATGGCAGATTGGGGACCAGTTCTGATAGCCGTGATCCTATTCGTAGTGCTAACACCGGGGCTTCTTTTCCAGATTCCGGCGGGAGGCCGAGTTGTCGAATTCGGGAATATGCAGACGAGCGGCGCTTCTATTCTCGTCCACGCTATCATCTTCTTTGGTCTCATCACTATCTTCACCATCGCCATCAACGTACACATCTATTCCGGTTAA
- the LOC106347921 gene encoding gamma carbonic anhydrase-like 1, mitochondrial, with amino-acid sequence MATSIARFSRRGVASNLIRRYFAAEAAVAVKTEAPKPQLTVSPSPDRVKWDYRGQRQIIPLGQWLPKVAVDAYVAPNVVLAGQVTVWDGSSVWNGAVLRGDLNKITLGFCSNVQERCVVHAAWSSPTGLPAETLIDRYVTVGAYSLLRSCTIEPECIIGQHSILMEGSLVETRSILEAGSVVPPGRRIPSGELWGGNPARFIRTLTNEETLEIPKLAVAINHLSGDYFSEFLPYSTVYLEVEKFKKSLGISV; translated from the exons ATGGCGACTTCAATAGCTCGATTCTCTCGGAGAGGAGTAGCTTCTAACCTGATCCGTCGCTACTTCGCTGCGGAAGCGGCGGTCGCGGTCAAGACAGAGGCGCCGAAGCCACAACTGACGGTGTCGCCGTCGCCGGATCGTGTGAAGTGGGACTACAGGGGACAGAGACAGATCATTCCCTTGGGGCAGTGGCTTCCGAAGGTTGCCGTTGATGCCTACGTGGCGCCCAACGTTGTGTTGGCCGGTCAGGTCACAGTCTGGGACGGGTCGTCCGTCTGGAACGGCGCCGTTTTGCGCGGGGATCTCAACAAAATCACCCTCGGGTTCTGCTCGAATGTGCAGGAACGGTGCGTTGTCCATGCCGCGTGGTCGTCCCCAACAG gATTACCAGCAGAGACGTTGATCGATAGATACGTGACAGTAGGTGCATACAGTCTTCTGAGATCATGTACTATCGAACCAGAGTGTATTATTGGGCAACACTCAATACTAATGGAAGGTTCACTGGTTGAGACCCGCTCAATCCTCGAAGCTGGTTCGGTGGTGCCACCAGGAAGAAGGATCCCATCAGGTGAACTATGGGGAGGTAATCCTGCAAGATTCATAAGAACTCTAACTAACGAGGAAACTTTAGAGATTCCGAAACTCGCTGTAGCCATCAACCACTTAAGCGGAGATTACTTCTCTGAGTTCCTTCCTTACTCTACTGTCTACTTAGAGGTAGAGAAGTTCAAGAAGTCCCTTGGAATCAGTGTTTAG
- the LOC106347916 gene encoding F-box/LRR-repeat protein At5g63520-like — protein sequence MSNFYGVSDDILTNIMSRLPAKPFAAAACVNHSWNRISDHILSRPQLTSGLSLAESPEIAVDEALEMALSKPIRPHFAIAFVGLHFPIEEIHNRIASKIGANTILITTASLGTIDADSITNELEEMKWEDDEDAVITDDDMYLGVTLIIGFVPGLKINVVPLLHTNTEPQMPMVDEFISDVRDFTVLVAGNTNPDPVGIMLFGDHCRNLKPILAEIDAKISRETVMIGDAHNYFVCTNAEVDNIDTTLYTVDAVALVFARDNLNNNEVEIKFHVGISSGIIPIGPKIEILDVLVHEGKTTWLFARTQGEVWPLDAYNLILSLHTLIIDKPYFLYIGVSKETEPLDGGPSIKYREFYEVIGTQQIMFSVAGTGINPGDICMFYHSDMDSAMGSSNDVYNRFHHLVEPPPRHHQAYGQLGSSSRTNREKVFGGFMFASSNRGDKYFGNSVTDCMPFYENFPGVPFTGTFCFEPIGRSPVLEEEEEWQSDENRFNMQAFNTIHLVMSYKKTA from the exons ATGAGTAACTTTTACGGTGTATCCGATGATATCTTAACTAATATTATGTCAAGACTTCCGGCTAAACCATTTGCCGCTGCTGCTTGTGTTAACCATTCATGGAATCGAATTTCCGATCATATTCTTTCTCGACCCCAACTTACTTCTGGTCTTTCTCTTGCCGAATCTCCcgag ATCGCCGTGGATGAAGCCCTTGAAATGGCCTTATCCAAACCAATCCGGCCACATTTCGCAATTGCTTTTGTCGGTTTACATTTTCCCATAGAAGAGATCCATAACCGG ATTGCAAGTAAAATTGGTGCAAATACGATCCTAATTACGACTGCTTCCCTTGGAACCATCGATGCAGATTCGATTACTAATGAACTCGAAGAG ATGAAAtgggaagatgatgaagatgcaGTGATTACGGACGATGACATGTACCTAGGAGTCACACTGATAATTGGGTTCGTACCCGGTTTGAAAATCAATGTTGTCCCTCTCCTACATACCAACACA GAGCCACAAATGCCGATGGTCGACGAATTCATTTCGGACGTAAGAGATTTCACGGTTCTGGTCGCCGGTAATACAAACCCTGACCCGGTTGGTATAATGCTGTTTGGG GATCATTGTAGGAATCTGAAACCTATCCTCGCCGAAATTG ATGCAAAGATATCAAGAGAAACCGTTATGATCGGTGATGCGCACAACTATTTCGTTTGTACCAACGCTGAAGTTGACAATATTGATACCACTCTTTACACCGTAGACGCGGTCGCACTTGTTTTCGCCAGAGATAACCTAAACAACAATGAAG TGGAAATCAAATTTCACGTGGGGATTTCAAGTGGGATAATCCCAATTGGTCCAAAAATAGAGATACTCGACGTGTTGGTGCACGAGGGAAAAACAACATGGTTATTCGCTAGAACACAAGGCGAAGTATGGCCACTTGATGCTTATAATCTCATTCTGTCTCTTCATACACTG ATTATAGATAAGCCGTATTTTCTATATATCGGTGTTTCAAAAGAAACCGAACCGCTAGACGGAGGTCCGTCCATAAAATATAGAGAGTTCTATGAGGTCATTGG GACACAACAGATAATGTTTAGTGTCGCGGGCACGGGTATAAATCCAGGCGATATTTGTATGTTTTATCACTCAGATATGGACTCTGCAATGGGTTCCAGCAACGATGTTTACAACCGTTTTCATCATCTCGTCGAACCCCCGCCTCGTCATCATCAAGCTTACGGCCAGTTGGGTTCGAGTAGCCGAACAAACAGAGAGAAAGTGTTTGGAGGGTTCATGTTTGCTAGCTCGAACCGTGGAGACAAGTATTTTGGGAATTCAGTAACGGATTGCATGCCGTTTTACGAGAATTTTCCTGGGGTACCATTCACAGGAACTTTTTGCTTTGAACCTATCGGACGTTCTCCCGTtttggaagaggaagaggaatgGCAGAGTGATGAGAATCGGTTCAACATGCAGGCCTTTAATACAATCCATCTGGtcatgtcttataagaagaCAGCATGA
- the LOC106347918 gene encoding heavy metal-associated isoprenylated plant protein 7-like isoform X3 encodes MEEKKPEAAEEKKMEEKKPEEEKKEEEKKVEADEKKGEESEKKTQEGEPTKESKDESPPAAPEAPAPPPPPQEIVLKVYMHCEGCARKVRRCLKGFEGVEDVMTDCKSGKVVVKGEKADPLKVLDRVQRKTHRQVVLLSPIPPPSQPPEKKAEEEKPKVEEKKVEPPVVVTVVLKVHMHCEACATEIKKRIMRMKGVESAESDLKGSQVTVKGVFEPQKLVDYVYKRTGKQAAIMKVDPPPPPPPEVAAAAAEGEKKEEAKGEEKDGGESKGEEGKEEKATTDEEKKEGDGGKGEGEAAEKGGGGETGGGGEEEEAKVVEVRKIENPYYYYLYQPPRVAVPPMEMPSYAYPHAYPPQLFSDENPNACSIM; translated from the exons ATG GAGGAGAAGAAACCAGAAGCAGCAGAGGAGAAGAAAATGGAGGAGAAGAAACCAGAAGaggagaaaaaagaagaagaaaagaaagtggAGGCTGATGAGAAAAAAGGAGAAGAATCTGAGAAGAAAACTCAAGAAGGAGAGCCTACTAAAGAATCCAAAGATGAGTCTCCACCGGCGGCGCCGGAGGCTCCAGCACCACCTCCTCCGCCGCAAGAGATTGTCCTTAAGGTTTACATGCACTGTGAAGGCTGTGCTAGAAAAGTCCGCCGTTGCCTCAAAGGCTTTGAAG GAGTGGAAGATGTGATGACTGATTGTAAATCGGGGAAAGTGGTGGTGAAGGGAGAGAAAGCTGATCCATTAAAAGTATTAGACAGAGTTCAAAGGAAGACCCACCGTCAAGTTGTGCTTCTTTCTCCGATTCCCCCGCCGTCTCAACCACCGGAAAAGAAAGCAGAAGAGGAGAAACCCAAAGTGGAAGAGAAGAAAGTGGAG CCTCCCGTAGTGGTTACGGTGGTCCTCAAGGTTCATATGCACTGCGAAGCTTGTGCGACGGAGATCAAGAAACGGATCATGAGAATGAAAG GAGTGGAATCTGCTGAATCGGATTTAAAGGGTTCTCAAGTGACGGTGAAGGGAGTGTTTGAACCGCAAAAGCTAGTAGATTACGTTTATAAACGGACTGGAAAACAAGCTGCGATTATGAAAGTTGACCCACCGCCTCCCCCGCCACCTGAGGTTGCGGCTGCAGCGGCGGaaggagagaagaaagaagaagcaaaaggaGAAGAAAAGGACGGAGGGGAATCCAAAGGCGAGGAAGGGAAAGAGGAAAAGGCAACGACggatgaagagaagaaagaaggagatgGCGGCAAAGGGGAAGGTGAAGCAGCGGAAAAAGGCGGAGGTGGTGAAACCGGTGGCGGGGGTGAGGAGGAAGAAGCAAAAGTTGTGGAGGTGAGGAAGATAGAGAATCCTTATTACTACTATCTTTACCAACCGCCCCGTGTGGCGGTTCCACCTATGGAAATGCCGTCTTATGCTTACCCGCATGCTTATCCGCCTCAACTATTCAGCGACGAAAATCCAAACGCATGTTCCATAATGTAA
- the LOC106347918 gene encoding heavy metal-associated isoprenylated plant protein 7-like isoform X1, whose product MHGEVEEEKKPEAAEEKKMEEKKPEEEKKEEEKKVEADEKKGEESEKKTQEGEPTKESKDESPPAAPEAPAPPPPPQEIVLKVYMHCEGCARKVRRCLKGFEGVEDVMTDCKSGKVVVKGEKADPLKVLDRVQRKTHRQVVLLSPIPPPSQPPEKKAEEEKPKVEEKKVEPPVVVTVVLKVHMHCEACATEIKKRIMRMKGVESAESDLKGSQVTVKGVFEPQKLVDYVYKRTGKQAAIMKVDPPPPPPPEVAAAAAEGEKKEEAKGEEKDGGESKGEEGKEEKATTDEEKKEGDGGKGEGEAAEKGGGGETGGGGEEEEAKVVEVRKIENPYYYYLYQPPRVAVPPMEMPSYAYPHAYPPQLFSDENPNACSIM is encoded by the exons ATGCATGGGGAAGTCGAG GAGGAGAAGAAACCAGAAGCAGCAGAGGAGAAGAAAATGGAGGAGAAGAAACCAGAAGaggagaaaaaagaagaagaaaagaaagtggAGGCTGATGAGAAAAAAGGAGAAGAATCTGAGAAGAAAACTCAAGAAGGAGAGCCTACTAAAGAATCCAAAGATGAGTCTCCACCGGCGGCGCCGGAGGCTCCAGCACCACCTCCTCCGCCGCAAGAGATTGTCCTTAAGGTTTACATGCACTGTGAAGGCTGTGCTAGAAAAGTCCGCCGTTGCCTCAAAGGCTTTGAAG GAGTGGAAGATGTGATGACTGATTGTAAATCGGGGAAAGTGGTGGTGAAGGGAGAGAAAGCTGATCCATTAAAAGTATTAGACAGAGTTCAAAGGAAGACCCACCGTCAAGTTGTGCTTCTTTCTCCGATTCCCCCGCCGTCTCAACCACCGGAAAAGAAAGCAGAAGAGGAGAAACCCAAAGTGGAAGAGAAGAAAGTGGAG CCTCCCGTAGTGGTTACGGTGGTCCTCAAGGTTCATATGCACTGCGAAGCTTGTGCGACGGAGATCAAGAAACGGATCATGAGAATGAAAG GAGTGGAATCTGCTGAATCGGATTTAAAGGGTTCTCAAGTGACGGTGAAGGGAGTGTTTGAACCGCAAAAGCTAGTAGATTACGTTTATAAACGGACTGGAAAACAAGCTGCGATTATGAAAGTTGACCCACCGCCTCCCCCGCCACCTGAGGTTGCGGCTGCAGCGGCGGaaggagagaagaaagaagaagcaaaaggaGAAGAAAAGGACGGAGGGGAATCCAAAGGCGAGGAAGGGAAAGAGGAAAAGGCAACGACggatgaagagaagaaagaaggagatgGCGGCAAAGGGGAAGGTGAAGCAGCGGAAAAAGGCGGAGGTGGTGAAACCGGTGGCGGGGGTGAGGAGGAAGAAGCAAAAGTTGTGGAGGTGAGGAAGATAGAGAATCCTTATTACTACTATCTTTACCAACCGCCCCGTGTGGCGGTTCCACCTATGGAAATGCCGTCTTATGCTTACCCGCATGCTTATCCGCCTCAACTATTCAGCGACGAAAATCCAAACGCATGTTCCATAATGTAA
- the LOC106347918 gene encoding heavy metal-associated isoprenylated plant protein 7-like isoform X2, whose amino-acid sequence MGEEEKKPEAAEEKKMEEKKPEEEKKEEEKKVEADEKKGEESEKKTQEGEPTKESKDESPPAAPEAPAPPPPPQEIVLKVYMHCEGCARKVRRCLKGFEGVEDVMTDCKSGKVVVKGEKADPLKVLDRVQRKTHRQVVLLSPIPPPSQPPEKKAEEEKPKVEEKKVEPPVVVTVVLKVHMHCEACATEIKKRIMRMKGVESAESDLKGSQVTVKGVFEPQKLVDYVYKRTGKQAAIMKVDPPPPPPPEVAAAAAEGEKKEEAKGEEKDGGESKGEEGKEEKATTDEEKKEGDGGKGEGEAAEKGGGGETGGGGEEEEAKVVEVRKIENPYYYYLYQPPRVAVPPMEMPSYAYPHAYPPQLFSDENPNACSIM is encoded by the exons atgggAGAG GAGGAGAAGAAACCAGAAGCAGCAGAGGAGAAGAAAATGGAGGAGAAGAAACCAGAAGaggagaaaaaagaagaagaaaagaaagtggAGGCTGATGAGAAAAAAGGAGAAGAATCTGAGAAGAAAACTCAAGAAGGAGAGCCTACTAAAGAATCCAAAGATGAGTCTCCACCGGCGGCGCCGGAGGCTCCAGCACCACCTCCTCCGCCGCAAGAGATTGTCCTTAAGGTTTACATGCACTGTGAAGGCTGTGCTAGAAAAGTCCGCCGTTGCCTCAAAGGCTTTGAAG GAGTGGAAGATGTGATGACTGATTGTAAATCGGGGAAAGTGGTGGTGAAGGGAGAGAAAGCTGATCCATTAAAAGTATTAGACAGAGTTCAAAGGAAGACCCACCGTCAAGTTGTGCTTCTTTCTCCGATTCCCCCGCCGTCTCAACCACCGGAAAAGAAAGCAGAAGAGGAGAAACCCAAAGTGGAAGAGAAGAAAGTGGAG CCTCCCGTAGTGGTTACGGTGGTCCTCAAGGTTCATATGCACTGCGAAGCTTGTGCGACGGAGATCAAGAAACGGATCATGAGAATGAAAG GAGTGGAATCTGCTGAATCGGATTTAAAGGGTTCTCAAGTGACGGTGAAGGGAGTGTTTGAACCGCAAAAGCTAGTAGATTACGTTTATAAACGGACTGGAAAACAAGCTGCGATTATGAAAGTTGACCCACCGCCTCCCCCGCCACCTGAGGTTGCGGCTGCAGCGGCGGaaggagagaagaaagaagaagcaaaaggaGAAGAAAAGGACGGAGGGGAATCCAAAGGCGAGGAAGGGAAAGAGGAAAAGGCAACGACggatgaagagaagaaagaaggagatgGCGGCAAAGGGGAAGGTGAAGCAGCGGAAAAAGGCGGAGGTGGTGAAACCGGTGGCGGGGGTGAGGAGGAAGAAGCAAAAGTTGTGGAGGTGAGGAAGATAGAGAATCCTTATTACTACTATCTTTACCAACCGCCCCGTGTGGCGGTTCCACCTATGGAAATGCCGTCTTATGCTTACCCGCATGCTTATCCGCCTCAACTATTCAGCGACGAAAATCCAAACGCATGTTCCATAATGTAA